The proteins below come from a single Halobacillus salinarum genomic window:
- a CDS encoding MetQ/NlpA family ABC transporter substrate-binding protein, giving the protein MKKLWTGLLAVAFIIVLSACGTSEKDSANGDTNDKEITVGATSVPHAEVLEKAKPILKEKGITLNIEEYQDYILPNKDLDEGRIDANYFQHIPYLKAQEKENGYDFVNMGGIHIEPMGIYSQNISSKDEIKEGTTVIMSRSVADHGRILSLLEREGLIKLDENVDKVDATVDDIVKNPKKLKFDAGVEAAFLPETYKREENALVAINTNYAIEAGLNPSEDALILEGSDSPYVNVIAAQSKDKDSEALKTLVDVLHSDKIQNFIKEEYDGAVVPVDGESK; this is encoded by the coding sequence ATGAAGAAATTATGGACAGGCTTATTAGCCGTAGCTTTTATTATCGTATTATCAGCTTGTGGAACATCAGAAAAGGATTCTGCAAACGGAGACACTAATGATAAGGAAATCACGGTAGGTGCAACGAGTGTTCCCCATGCAGAAGTACTTGAAAAGGCAAAACCTATCTTAAAGGAAAAAGGGATCACATTAAATATTGAGGAATATCAGGATTATATTTTACCAAACAAAGATCTTGATGAAGGACGTATAGATGCGAATTACTTTCAGCACATTCCTTATTTGAAAGCCCAGGAAAAAGAAAATGGGTACGACTTTGTGAACATGGGCGGCATTCATATTGAACCTATGGGGATCTACTCACAAAACATTTCTTCCAAAGATGAGATAAAGGAAGGAACAACGGTCATTATGAGCCGTTCAGTCGCTGATCATGGACGGATTCTTTCCTTATTAGAAAGGGAAGGGCTCATTAAGCTTGACGAAAATGTGGATAAAGTGGATGCAACTGTAGATGATATCGTAAAAAACCCAAAAAAATTAAAATTTGATGCTGGTGTAGAAGCTGCATTTCTTCCAGAAACTTATAAGCGCGAGGAAAATGCTTTAGTGGCGATTAATACGAACTATGCTATAGAAGCGGGATTAAATCCAAGTGAGGATGCTCTCATTTTAGAAGGCTCCGATTCACCGTATGTAAATGTAATAGCTGCCCAAAGTAAAGACAAGGATTCAGAAGCCTTGAAGACTTTAGTTGACGTTTTGCACTCTGATAAGATTCAAAACTTTATTAAAGAGGAATATGATGGAGCGGTCGTCCCTGTTGATGGCGAATCAAAATAG
- a CDS encoding HD-GYP domain-containing protein — protein sequence MRLIETKALQPGQELAKPIYNDGGQALLKPGVTMTPLLIQKLMDYSITYVYIEDAATEDIISQYPITDALRNEAVASIKTAFQEVFKSDQMNRGFVFDKIGSQMMDVVRSIIHELSLHKEVISLLSDVFVYDEYIFSHSLNVTMYSLALGMELNLHRNKLEEIGLGAILHDVGKIEVPRDILHKPAKLTKEEFTVVKNHTDAGFQILRNAATIPLTAAHCAYQHHERLDGSGYPRGLVEEDIHLYGKLLAVADVFDAVTSNRSYRPAMLPHEGLEILYAGSGSLFDQRMVEAFRRCIAVYPNGLTVELNDGRTGVVVRQNPYLCDRPVVRIFEEKRNPVTAKYEIDLSEQLNLVVKNCDTTFLS from the coding sequence ATGAGATTAATCGAGACGAAAGCTTTACAGCCCGGCCAAGAGTTAGCAAAACCAATTTATAATGATGGTGGCCAAGCGTTATTAAAACCAGGGGTAACCATGACCCCGCTCCTTATTCAAAAGCTGATGGATTATTCAATTACATACGTTTATATTGAAGATGCAGCTACAGAGGATATCATAAGCCAGTATCCCATTACAGATGCACTGCGCAATGAAGCAGTCGCCTCTATCAAAACGGCATTTCAAGAGGTCTTCAAAAGTGACCAAATGAATCGTGGATTCGTTTTTGATAAAATTGGAAGCCAAATGATGGATGTGGTGCGTTCTATTATTCATGAACTGAGTTTACATAAAGAAGTGATTTCCCTGCTTTCGGATGTATTTGTATATGATGAATATATTTTTTCCCATTCTTTAAATGTAACCATGTATTCGCTGGCTTTAGGTATGGAACTGAATCTTCACAGAAATAAACTGGAAGAAATAGGGCTAGGTGCGATTTTACACGATGTTGGTAAAATCGAAGTTCCAAGGGATATCCTTCATAAACCTGCCAAACTGACCAAAGAAGAATTTACGGTCGTAAAAAATCATACAGATGCAGGCTTTCAAATTCTTCGTAATGCTGCGACCATTCCATTAACGGCGGCTCACTGTGCATACCAGCATCATGAACGTTTGGACGGTTCAGGATATCCAAGGGGATTAGTGGAAGAAGACATTCATTTATATGGCAAGCTGCTAGCTGTGGCTGACGTATTTGATGCGGTCACAAGCAACCGCTCCTATCGGCCAGCGATGCTGCCCCATGAAGGATTAGAAATTTTGTACGCCGGTTCGGGAAGTTTGTTTGACCAAAGGATGGTGGAAGCTTTCCGTCGTTGTATTGCGGTTTACCCCAATGGTTTGACTGTTGAATTAAATGATGGCAGAACCGGTGTAGTTGTACGGCAGAATCCTTACCTTTGTGACCGCCCCGTCGTGAGAATTTTTGAGGAGAAGAGGAATCCTGTTACGGCCAAGTATGAAATAGATTTAAGTGAGCAATTAAATCTTGTCGTTAAAAATTGTGATACAACTTTCTTAAGTTAG
- the sufU gene encoding Fe-S cluster assembly sulfur transfer protein SufU: MSFNNLDTLYRQVIMDHYKNPRNKGSFEGDHLTVDMNNPTCGDRIQLQLQVNDGIVEDAKFDGEGCSISMSSASMMTQAIKGKSVDEALKMSHIFSEMMQGKEVDIEGIDLGDMEALQGVAKFPARIKCATLAWKAMEKGVDEQEQA; this comes from the coding sequence ATGTCTTTTAACAATTTAGATACTCTATATCGTCAAGTCATCATGGATCACTATAAAAACCCGAGGAACAAAGGGTCCTTTGAAGGAGATCACTTAACGGTAGATATGAACAATCCTACCTGCGGGGATCGTATTCAACTTCAGCTGCAAGTAAACGATGGAATAGTCGAAGATGCCAAGTTTGACGGCGAAGGCTGTTCGATCAGTATGTCATCAGCTTCTATGATGACACAGGCGATTAAAGGAAAATCAGTCGATGAAGCTTTGAAAATGTCTCATATCTTTTCGGAAATGATGCAGGGAAAAGAAGTAGATATTGAAGGAATCGACCTTGGGGACATGGAAGCCCTTCAAGGTGTGGCTAAGTTTCCTGCACGCATTAAATGTGCCACTTTAGCTTGGAAGGCAATGGAAAAAGGTGTCGACGAGCAAGAACAAGCTTAA
- a CDS encoding sulfite exporter TauE/SafE family protein, with the protein MFILLFVIGFITALVGSIAGLGGGVILVPSLLFLGDHFSAFDWVTPQSIVGISLVVMIFTGLSSTISYIRHQRVDKKIGWLLLMGSVPGGILGSWLNQFFKTDLFSLLFGAVMILVSLLFFLPRNNNRENENSKKGIKRVKEINGVTHNYHMPLGTGITLAFIVGLLSGLLGIGGGSLMVPAMILLFGFPAHIATATSMFMIFFASISSSATHIVLGHVEWVHTIFFIPGAYFGGTAGAWLNRKLNGQAVEWFLRILLILIGVRLIWEGIG; encoded by the coding sequence ATGTTTATATTATTGTTTGTCATTGGTTTTATTACGGCGCTAGTTGGCAGTATCGCCGGTTTAGGTGGAGGAGTTATCTTAGTTCCCTCCTTACTCTTTCTTGGAGATCACTTCTCTGCTTTTGATTGGGTCACGCCTCAATCAATCGTAGGGATATCATTGGTGGTCATGATTTTTACAGGGTTGTCTTCCACTATTTCATATATCCGCCATCAGCGCGTTGATAAAAAAATCGGCTGGCTGTTATTAATGGGGAGTGTGCCCGGGGGAATTCTTGGATCATGGCTTAATCAATTTTTTAAAACGGATTTATTTTCCTTACTATTTGGCGCAGTCATGATTTTGGTGTCTTTACTTTTCTTTCTCCCAAGGAATAATAACAGGGAGAATGAAAACTCTAAAAAGGGTATTAAAAGGGTGAAAGAGATCAATGGGGTCACTCATAACTATCATATGCCGCTTGGAACAGGCATCACCCTTGCTTTTATTGTAGGTTTGCTTTCAGGGCTGCTGGGGATCGGCGGAGGCTCGCTCATGGTACCCGCCATGATTCTGCTCTTCGGGTTTCCAGCTCATATTGCAACTGCCACTTCTATGTTTATGATATTTTTCGCGAGTATATCAAGCTCTGCCACTCACATTGTGCTTGGGCACGTAGAGTGGGTGCATACGATCTTTTTTATTCCAGGAGCTTACTTTGGAGGAACAGCAGGAGCCTGGTTGAACCGTAAATTAAATGGACAAGCTGTCGAATGGTTTTTACGAATACTGCTCATTTTAATAGGAGTAAGGCTTATATGGGAAGGGATTGGATAG
- a CDS encoding bifunctional metallophosphatase/5'-nucleotidase, whose amino-acid sequence MKEKIFFYYTSDLHSHFENWPQIIGYFKKQKQKHERNGESYWILDNGDHVDRFHPIAEGLMGKGNVELLNKAGYNLANLGNNEGITLAHEDLLTLYNEAAFDVVCANLSVMEGAQPEWLKPYSIITSKRGLKIGVIGLTAPFETFYKMLGWEINNPFDVLDRMLDEVQQKADIVVLLSHLGINDDEEIARKYSGIDLIIGGHTHHLFQNGEYTNKSLLTAAGKHGTHLGEVMIEWDLEKHSIVKKEAYAVPTEHMAKDEETTSQVIEMRNEAIAYLQEPVAALKEPLYIAWFQETPLMKQLTFEMQKWTGADIAMLNAGVLLDHLSSGAITFQDVHRICPHPMNPCKVELYGDEVLEVIRVAHTKKLTEMRLKGFGFRGEVIGRMIFTGVEIKTSQESNGEEHVDKVLINGELIQTDRLYTLATADTFTFGSLFPEIAYSKKKKYYMPELLRDLLTRALQTLST is encoded by the coding sequence ATGAAGGAAAAGATATTTTTTTATTATACAAGTGATTTACATAGTCATTTCGAAAATTGGCCGCAAATTATCGGTTACTTTAAGAAGCAGAAACAAAAACATGAACGCAATGGGGAATCCTATTGGATTCTTGATAATGGAGACCACGTGGATAGGTTCCATCCCATTGCAGAAGGGTTAATGGGAAAAGGAAACGTTGAATTATTAAACAAGGCGGGATACAACCTTGCCAATCTGGGGAATAATGAGGGGATTACGCTTGCTCATGAGGATTTGTTAACCCTCTATAACGAGGCTGCTTTCGATGTTGTTTGTGCGAATTTAAGTGTAATGGAAGGCGCGCAGCCCGAATGGCTCAAACCATATTCCATCATTACATCAAAGCGTGGATTGAAAATCGGTGTCATTGGTCTAACTGCACCATTTGAAACCTTTTACAAAATGCTCGGCTGGGAAATTAACAATCCTTTTGACGTGCTTGACCGCATGTTAGATGAAGTACAGCAGAAAGCAGATATTGTCGTACTTCTCTCACACTTAGGGATTAATGATGATGAGGAAATCGCCAGAAAATATTCAGGTATAGACTTGATTATTGGCGGCCATACCCATCATTTATTTCAAAACGGAGAATATACAAATAAATCGCTGTTAACGGCAGCGGGTAAACATGGAACGCACCTTGGAGAAGTCATGATCGAGTGGGATTTAGAGAAACATTCCATTGTAAAGAAAGAAGCTTATGCTGTTCCCACCGAACACATGGCTAAGGACGAAGAAACGACCAGCCAGGTGATTGAAATGAGGAATGAGGCAATCGCTTATCTTCAGGAACCCGTGGCAGCCTTGAAAGAGCCGCTTTACATTGCCTGGTTCCAGGAAACTCCTTTAATGAAACAGCTTACATTTGAAATGCAGAAATGGACAGGGGCCGATATAGCAATGCTGAATGCCGGGGTACTGCTCGATCATTTGAGCAGTGGCGCCATTACTTTTCAAGATGTCCATAGGATTTGTCCGCACCCGATGAATCCTTGTAAAGTTGAACTTTATGGGGATGAGGTCCTTGAGGTGATAAGAGTTGCCCACACGAAGAAATTAACGGAGATGCGCTTGAAGGGCTTTGGCTTTCGCGGTGAAGTTATTGGACGGATGATTTTCACAGGGGTTGAGATCAAAACTTCACAAGAGTCTAACGGAGAAGAACACGTCGATAAGGTCTTGATTAATGGAGAGCTGATTCAAACGGATCGTCTCTATACACTAGCTACCGCGGATACCTTTACTTTTGGAAGTTTATTTCCTGAGATCGCTTATTCGAAAAAGAAAAAGTATTATATGCCTGAGCTCTTAAGAGATTTATTGACTAGAGCGCTTCAGACTTTAAGCACTTAA
- the sufC gene encoding Fe-S cluster assembly ATPase SufC: MAGSTLEIKDLHVEIEGQEILKGVNLTINGGEFHAVMGPNGTGKSTLASAIMGHPKFEVTKGEVLLDGENVLEMEVDERAQAGLFLAMQYPSEISGVTNSDFLRSSINAQREEGDEISLMKFIKEMDEKMDTLEMDKNMAQRYLNEGFSGGEKKRNEILQLMMIQPAIAILDEIDSGLDIDALKVVAKGINQMRDDKFGCLIITHYQRLLNYITPDKVHVMMQGRVVKSGGPELSQRLEEEGYDWIKQELGIEDETIGQKA; the protein is encoded by the coding sequence ATGGCAGGATCAACTCTAGAAATCAAAGATCTTCACGTGGAAATAGAAGGTCAGGAAATTTTAAAAGGTGTAAATCTAACCATCAATGGCGGTGAATTTCACGCAGTTATGGGACCGAACGGAACAGGAAAATCCACCCTTGCTTCTGCAATTATGGGTCACCCTAAATTTGAAGTAACAAAAGGTGAAGTGCTGCTTGATGGAGAAAACGTCCTTGAGATGGAAGTCGACGAGCGAGCACAGGCTGGCCTTTTCTTAGCGATGCAGTATCCTAGTGAAATCAGCGGCGTTACAAACTCAGATTTCCTACGTTCTTCCATTAATGCTCAACGTGAGGAAGGCGATGAAATTTCCTTAATGAAGTTCATTAAAGAAATGGATGAGAAAATGGATACGCTTGAAATGGATAAAAACATGGCTCAGCGTTATCTAAATGAAGGTTTCTCCGGCGGTGAGAAAAAACGTAATGAAATTCTTCAACTGATGATGATTCAACCGGCAATTGCCATTTTAGACGAAATTGATTCCGGTCTTGACATCGATGCACTTAAAGTAGTAGCAAAAGGTATTAACCAAATGCGTGATGACAAGTTTGGCTGCCTGATTATTACACACTATCAACGCCTCCTAAATTACATTACTCCAGACAAGGTACACGTTATGATGCAAGGCCGAGTGGTTAAGTCCGGCGGTCCTGAACTTTCTCAGCGTCTTGAGGAGGAAGGCTACGACTGGATCAAGCAGGAACTTGGCATCGAAGACGAAACCATTGGCCAAAAAGCTTAA
- a CDS encoding methionine ABC transporter permease: MFKQLFPNVRIEDMITATNETLYMTVISVAGTFIIGLFLGLLLYLSGPGGLWQNKVLNWITASIVNVFRAIPFIILILLLFPFTDFLIGTIRGPNAALPALIIGGAPFYARLVEIALKEVDKGVVEAAKAMGAKYSTIVFKVLLPESMPALVSGITVTAIALVGYTAVAGVIGAGGLGDFGYYYGFQRSDFDVVLFCTILIVLIVFIFQFFGDFISRKLDKR, encoded by the coding sequence ATGTTTAAGCAGTTATTTCCGAATGTGCGTATAGAAGACATGATTACGGCAACCAATGAGACTTTGTATATGACAGTTATTTCTGTCGCAGGTACATTTATAATTGGTCTGTTCCTGGGTCTGTTACTTTATTTATCTGGACCAGGCGGCCTGTGGCAGAACAAAGTGCTGAATTGGATTACAGCATCCATCGTAAATGTTTTCCGGGCGATTCCTTTTATTATTCTCATCCTATTGCTGTTTCCGTTTACTGATTTTCTTATCGGAACAATCCGGGGACCAAACGCAGCGCTTCCGGCATTAATTATTGGAGGAGCTCCTTTTTATGCCCGGTTGGTAGAAATCGCTTTGAAGGAAGTGGATAAAGGGGTTGTAGAAGCTGCTAAAGCAATGGGAGCAAAATACTCAACGATTGTATTCAAGGTCTTACTGCCTGAATCCATGCCTGCGCTCGTCTCGGGAATTACAGTCACCGCCATTGCGTTAGTCGGTTATACGGCTGTTGCCGGTGTAATAGGAGCAGGCGGGCTTGGGGATTTTGGATATTATTATGGTTTTCAGCGCAGTGATTTTGATGTTGTGCTGTTTTGTACCATTCTTATCGTACTAATTGTATTTATATTTCAATTTTTCGGGGATTTCATTTCGCGAAAATTAGATAAAAGATAA
- the sufD gene encoding Fe-S cluster assembly protein SufD produces the protein MTVEVSLPYDKDYVTQFSQGLNEPDWMKKLRLNALEKSETLPLPKPDKTNISSWNFTEFTHQVEGEKIDDLEKLPDEIQDFLDKEKEQKNLVIQRNHTVAYATVDEQLKEQGVIFTDMATAVKEHTELVEKYYMTDAVHVDEHRLTALHAALMNGGIFLYVPKNVVIEDPVQVIFWQEDPRASLINHVLVVAEENSAVTYVENYISHNKEEKTSANLVTEVFAQAGAKVSFGAVDNFEAGTTVYANRRGVAERDATIEWALGQMNEGNTVSENITHLLGDNSNGDAKTVAIGRGDQKQNFTTNITHFGKASDGYILQHGVMKDKASAIFNGIGKIEHGATKSNAEQESRVLMLSKDARGDANPILLIDEDDVTAGHAASVGRVDPVQLYYLMSRGISRFEAERLIIHGFLAPVVKQLPVEAVKRQLTQVIERKVY, from the coding sequence ATGACTGTAGAAGTCTCACTACCTTACGATAAAGATTATGTTACACAATTCTCTCAAGGATTAAATGAACCGGATTGGATGAAAAAACTTCGCCTTAATGCCTTGGAGAAGTCAGAAACGCTGCCTTTACCTAAGCCTGATAAAACCAATATCAGCAGTTGGAATTTTACAGAGTTCACGCATCAGGTGGAAGGGGAAAAGATTGATGATCTCGAAAAGCTTCCTGATGAAATCCAGGATTTTCTAGATAAAGAAAAAGAACAGAAAAACCTCGTGATACAGCGTAACCATACAGTTGCTTATGCCACTGTGGATGAGCAGTTGAAAGAGCAAGGAGTAATCTTTACTGACATGGCTACTGCTGTTAAAGAGCACACCGAACTTGTTGAGAAATATTATATGACTGACGCGGTACACGTTGACGAACATCGTTTGACAGCTCTTCACGCTGCTTTAATGAACGGAGGGATTTTCCTGTATGTTCCGAAGAATGTAGTGATTGAAGATCCTGTACAGGTGATTTTCTGGCAGGAAGACCCTCGAGCCTCACTCATAAATCACGTGTTAGTGGTGGCTGAGGAAAACAGTGCCGTAACTTATGTCGAGAACTATATTTCCCACAATAAAGAAGAAAAAACTTCCGCAAATCTGGTAACTGAAGTATTTGCCCAGGCTGGCGCTAAAGTTTCCTTCGGTGCTGTTGATAACTTTGAAGCAGGTACTACTGTTTATGCCAACCGTCGCGGAGTAGCGGAACGTGATGCTACTATTGAATGGGCGCTGGGACAGATGAACGAAGGGAACACAGTTTCTGAGAATATTACACACTTACTCGGCGATAATTCCAATGGGGATGCGAAAACTGTAGCCATTGGGCGAGGAGATCAAAAACAGAATTTCACTACAAACATCACTCACTTCGGGAAGGCATCAGACGGATATATTCTGCAGCATGGGGTTATGAAGGATAAAGCTTCAGCAATCTTTAATGGAATTGGAAAAATTGAACATGGAGCTACCAAATCTAATGCAGAGCAGGAATCACGTGTCCTTATGCTGAGTAAAGACGCCCGCGGGGATGCAAACCCGATTCTGTTAATTGATGAAGATGATGTAACAGCAGGTCATGCCGCTTCTGTAGGAAGAGTAGATCCTGTGCAGTTGTATTATCTTATGAGCCGAGGAATCTCCAGATTTGAAGCAGAGCGTCTTATCATCCATGGTTTCCTTGCACCCGTCGTTAAACAACTTCCTGTAGAAGCTGTTAAACGTCAATTAACTCAGGTCATTGAAAGGAAAGTTTATTAA
- the sufB gene encoding Fe-S cluster assembly protein SufB encodes MAKKAPEVGEYQYGFHEKDISIFRTQRGLTKEVVAQISNYKEEPQWMLDFRLKSLEQFYKMPMPQWGGDLSELDFDDITYYVKPSERSERSWDEVPEEIKNTFDRLGIPEAEQKYLAGVSAQYESEVVYHNMQEDLENMGVVFKDTDSALKENEDLFREYFGKVIPPSDNKFSALNSAVWSGGSFIYVPKGQKVDTPLQAYFRINSENMGQFERTLIIVDEGASVHYVEGCTAPTYSSSSLHSAVVEIFVKDNAYCRYTTIQNWANNVYNLVTKRAVADKNATMEWVDGNLGSKLTMKYPSVLLKGEGARGMTLSIALAGKGQHQDAGAKMHHIAPNTSSTIVSKSISKHGGKVTYRGIVQFGRKAEGARSNVECDTLIMDNQSTSDTIPYNEIMNENISLEHEAKVSKVSEEQLFYLMSRGISEEEATEMIVMGFIEPFTKELPMEYAVEMNRLIKFEMEGSIG; translated from the coding sequence ATGGCTAAAAAAGCGCCAGAAGTAGGGGAATACCAATATGGTTTTCACGAAAAGGACATTTCCATCTTTCGTACCCAAAGAGGATTAACGAAAGAGGTTGTTGCACAAATCTCTAATTATAAAGAAGAGCCGCAATGGATGCTTGATTTCCGTTTGAAGTCCCTTGAGCAGTTTTATAAAATGCCTATGCCTCAATGGGGCGGAGACTTGTCTGAACTTGATTTTGACGATATCACTTATTATGTTAAACCGTCAGAGCGTTCAGAACGTTCCTGGGATGAAGTTCCGGAAGAAATTAAAAACACATTCGACCGCTTAGGTATCCCTGAAGCAGAACAGAAATATTTAGCTGGTGTTTCTGCTCAGTACGAATCTGAAGTCGTTTATCACAATATGCAGGAAGACCTTGAAAATATGGGAGTCGTGTTTAAAGATACCGATTCCGCTCTGAAAGAAAATGAAGATCTTTTCAGAGAGTACTTCGGTAAAGTTATCCCGCCATCTGATAACAAGTTTTCAGCTTTAAACTCTGCAGTCTGGTCGGGCGGCTCATTCATTTATGTACCGAAAGGACAAAAAGTGGATACTCCGCTTCAAGCATACTTCCGTATTAACTCTGAAAACATGGGACAATTTGAACGTACGTTGATCATTGTCGATGAAGGGGCATCTGTCCACTATGTAGAAGGGTGTACAGCCCCCACTTATTCATCCAGCTCTCTCCACAGTGCTGTCGTTGAAATCTTTGTAAAAGATAATGCCTACTGCCGTTATACGACAATCCAGAACTGGGCGAACAACGTGTATAACCTGGTTACTAAACGTGCAGTGGCAGATAAAAATGCTACGATGGAATGGGTGGATGGAAACCTTGGTTCCAAGCTTACAATGAAGTATCCATCTGTACTTCTTAAAGGAGAAGGAGCACGAGGCATGACGCTGTCCATTGCCCTTGCCGGCAAAGGACAGCACCAGGATGCCGGAGCTAAAATGCACCATATTGCTCCTAATACTTCTTCGACGATCGTCTCCAAATCGATTTCCAAACATGGCGGAAAAGTCACATACCGTGGTATTGTGCAATTTGGACGAAAAGCCGAAGGAGCCCGTTCCAACGTGGAATGCGATACGCTGATTATGGATAATCAATCCACTTCAGATACAATTCCGTACAACGAGATTATGAATGAAAACATTTCGCTTGAACATGAAGCAAAAGTTTCCAAAGTCTCAGAAGAACAGCTCTTCTATCTTATGAGCCGTGGAATTTCTGAAGAGGAAGCGACAGAAATGATCGTCATGGGCTTTATCGAACCATTTACGAAAGAACTTCCAATGGAATATGCGGTAGAAATGAACCGTTTGATCAAATTCGAAATGGAAGGTTCTATTGGTTAA
- a CDS encoding cysteine desulfurase, with the protein MDVKAVRDAFPILHQEVNGHPLVYLDSSATSQKPATVIDKVNEYYRGYNSNVHRGVHTLGTVATDEFEGAREKVRRFINASSMQEIVFTRGTTTAINTVASSYGRANLQAGDEIVITPMEHHSNLIPWQQLAKYSGAELKYLPLQPDGTINLEDVKETITDQTKIVAVSHVSNVLGTINPIKEMAAIAHQHNAVILVDGAQGAPHVKVDVQDLDCDFYAFSGHKMCGPTGIGVLYGKRDLLNNMEPVEFGGEMIDFVNLYDSTWKELPWKFEGGTPIIAGAIGLGAAIDFLNEIGLEEIEEHEHKLVAHAMEQLKQVEGLTVYGPEDRAGLITFNLADVHPHDVATVLDAEGIAVRAGHHCAQPLMKWLEVSATARASFYLYNTEDEIDRFVSALQTTKEYFGDVF; encoded by the coding sequence ATGGATGTAAAAGCGGTACGTGATGCATTTCCAATATTGCATCAAGAGGTAAATGGTCATCCGCTCGTTTATCTGGATTCTTCCGCAACTTCCCAAAAGCCTGCTACTGTAATTGATAAGGTCAATGAATATTATCGCGGATATAATTCTAACGTCCACCGTGGGGTGCATACTCTGGGTACGGTGGCTACAGACGAATTTGAAGGGGCCAGGGAAAAAGTAAGAAGGTTTATTAACGCTTCGAGTATGCAGGAGATCGTGTTTACTCGTGGAACGACAACGGCTATCAATACAGTAGCTTCCAGTTACGGACGTGCAAACCTTCAAGCTGGCGATGAAATCGTAATTACTCCTATGGAACATCACAGTAATTTAATTCCATGGCAGCAGCTGGCTAAGTATTCAGGGGCTGAGTTAAAATACCTACCTTTACAACCTGATGGCACCATTAATCTTGAGGATGTAAAGGAAACCATTACGGATCAAACAAAGATTGTAGCAGTTTCTCATGTATCCAATGTTCTGGGGACGATTAACCCTATAAAAGAAATGGCTGCAATTGCCCATCAGCATAATGCTGTCATCCTTGTAGATGGTGCTCAGGGTGCCCCGCATGTTAAGGTGGATGTACAGGATTTAGATTGTGATTTTTATGCTTTCTCAGGGCATAAGATGTGTGGACCTACAGGAATTGGGGTACTTTATGGTAAGAGGGATCTTTTAAATAACATGGAGCCGGTAGAATTCGGCGGAGAAATGATTGATTTCGTTAATCTATACGATTCTACCTGGAAGGAACTGCCTTGGAAGTTCGAAGGTGGTACTCCTATCATTGCTGGAGCCATTGGCCTGGGAGCAGCTATCGATTTTCTCAATGAGATAGGTCTTGAGGAAATAGAAGAACACGAGCATAAGCTTGTAGCCCATGCAATGGAACAGCTGAAGCAAGTGGAAGGACTCACTGTTTATGGTCCTGAAGATCGAGCTGGCTTGATTACATTTAATCTTGCCGATGTGCACCCCCATGATGTTGCAACGGTATTAGATGCAGAAGGAATCGCGGTAAGAGCCGGCCACCACTGTGCTCAACCATTAATGAAATGGCTGGAAGTTTCTGCTACGGCTAGAGCAAGCTTCTATTTATATAATACAGAAGATGAAATTGATCGGTTTGTATCCGCATTACAGACAACAAAGGAGTATTTTGGTGATGTCTTTTAA